The following proteins are co-located in the Bordetella bronchialis genome:
- a CDS encoding helix-turn-helix domain-containing protein — protein sequence MNLIDIGHAVRTRRSELGLSQAQLAHLSGLSRQTLVGLENGTLSDLGVNRVGQVMAVLGLDSPKLDTQARRKKRGLWMAAKTASVSYAQELAPEMLEQALASGEVPASFAPHMTHLLDEAPVPVVVMAVEEAASHTHQSPKQVWRNVAKLAGSLSVHRRTLWA from the coding sequence ATGAACCTCATCGATATCGGCCATGCCGTGCGGACCCGGCGCTCTGAGCTGGGCCTGTCCCAAGCGCAGTTGGCGCACCTGAGCGGCCTGTCTCGTCAGACGCTGGTAGGCCTGGAGAACGGCACCTTGAGCGATCTGGGTGTCAACCGGGTGGGGCAGGTCATGGCTGTGCTGGGCCTGGACAGTCCTAAGCTGGATACCCAAGCGCGGCGGAAGAAGCGCGGACTGTGGATGGCGGCCAAGACCGCCAGTGTCAGCTATGCGCAAGAACTGGCGCCCGAGATGCTGGAGCAAGCCCTGGCGAGTGGTGAAGTGCCTGCTTCCTTTGCTCCGCACATGACGCATTTGCTGGATGAGGCGCCCGTGCCTGTCGTCGTGATGGCTGTGGAGGAGGCTGCCTCGCATACACACCAGTCGCCAAAGCAAGTCTGGCGTAATGTGGCGAAGTTGGCTGGATCGTTGTCGGTGCACCGCCGGACGCTGTGGGCATGA
- a CDS encoding nucleotidyl transferase AbiEii/AbiGii toxin family protein, whose amino-acid sequence MKSGALPSGPWEKLFPRALALIDEIKRYGGIADPFWTLGGGTVLMFRYRHRLSKDIDIFVPDPQYLGFVSPRLSDTAAELTQDYTEQPGAFVKLQFEEGEVDFVAAPNLLDDAWDIWDLSGCSVKVETAAEIIAKKMYHRGDRVTARDLFDFALVIEREPQQLLAATPFLLRHRKAFLSQIRAPHASLRAAFEAIATLEYTPSFDHCVAVVREFLSEL is encoded by the coding sequence ATGAAATCCGGAGCATTGCCCAGCGGTCCCTGGGAGAAGCTGTTCCCGCGGGCGCTGGCGCTGATTGACGAGATCAAACGGTATGGCGGCATCGCAGACCCGTTCTGGACGCTGGGCGGCGGAACGGTGCTGATGTTTCGTTACCGGCATCGGCTGAGCAAAGACATCGACATCTTCGTGCCTGACCCGCAGTACCTCGGTTTCGTCTCACCCCGTTTGAGCGACACAGCCGCGGAATTGACGCAGGACTACACTGAGCAACCGGGTGCCTTCGTCAAACTCCAGTTCGAGGAGGGCGAGGTCGATTTCGTGGCGGCTCCCAATCTTCTGGACGACGCTTGGGACATCTGGGATCTCAGCGGTTGCTCAGTGAAAGTAGAGACCGCCGCTGAAATCATTGCAAAGAAGATGTACCACCGTGGCGATCGGGTCACGGCGCGCGATCTCTTCGACTTTGCGCTCGTCATCGAGCGCGAGCCTCAGCAGCTTCTGGCAGCGACACCATTCCTTCTACGCCATCGGAAGGCATTCCTGTCCCAGATCCGAGCGCCGCATGCCAGCTTGCGCGCCGCGTTCGAGGCCATCGCCACGCTGGAGTACACGCCCAGCTTCGATCATTGCGTAGCCGTGGTTAGGGAGTTCC